The following proteins are co-located in the Pseudomonas sp. DY-1 genome:
- a CDS encoding di-heme-cytochrome C peroxidase produces the protein MRVLRRVLWLVLVLLLAGLAVILYYIANPNLPAYQVPSQLHYQAQWSDQERQTYYYTPQGTTVKGLRYEWFTALELPFSQDKFARPEYLARFGFLVDPQQKATPLNPGNLPVGMARHEDEKTGAQYLDISCAACHTGELRYKGQAVRIDGGAALHSLASTVPTLRGGSFGQALGMSMAFTYYNPLKFSRFAEQVLGERYPEGKKELRSEFKQVLDRLLGTAWNDTHRGLYPTEEGFGRTDAFGRIANSVYGDAISPDNYRIADAPVSYPHLWDIWKFDWVQWNGSAMQPMARNIGEALGVGASLHLFQADGGQVPEADRYASSVRVRDLHTLEETLKKLAPPTWPEAIFGKVDLARASQGRALFVENCAYCHAPNVVPLEQRMAPGRDPEWHMRIVPVDIVGTDSTTADNIADHRFDISKLGWTREQLAKLDVKLFGASLEQVDFSKVSSAKGLAYITSFVEEQAYKQAGISGEERANMDGFGLPIGVQEKRGYKARPLDGIWATPPFLHNGSVPTLFQLLSPITERASQFHVGSFEYDPKFVGFQTTAFPGSFLLDTSIKGNGNHGHEFRDGCRKDGVIGRALSPDERLALIEYLKVLGDPTQESQLTPVQAKPWNPGPDCQG, from the coding sequence ATGCGCGTCCTACGCCGTGTCCTATGGTTGGTGCTTGTTCTCCTGCTCGCCGGCCTGGCGGTCATCCTCTACTACATCGCCAACCCCAACCTTCCGGCCTACCAGGTGCCCAGCCAGCTGCACTACCAGGCACAGTGGAGCGACCAGGAGCGCCAGACCTACTACTACACCCCTCAGGGCACTACGGTTAAAGGTCTGCGCTACGAGTGGTTCACAGCTTTGGAACTGCCCTTCTCCCAGGACAAGTTCGCCCGCCCTGAGTACCTGGCGCGTTTCGGTTTCCTGGTCGACCCACAACAGAAAGCCACGCCACTGAACCCCGGCAACCTGCCGGTGGGCATGGCACGCCACGAGGACGAGAAAACCGGCGCGCAGTATCTGGATATCAGTTGTGCCGCCTGCCATACCGGCGAGTTGCGCTACAAGGGTCAGGCCGTGCGTATCGACGGTGGCGCTGCACTGCACTCCCTGGCGTCCACCGTGCCGACCCTGCGCGGCGGCAGCTTCGGCCAGGCGCTTGGCATGAGCATGGCGTTCACCTACTACAACCCGCTGAAGTTCAGCCGCTTCGCCGAACAGGTACTGGGCGAGCGCTACCCGGAGGGCAAGAAGGAGCTGCGCAGCGAGTTCAAGCAAGTCCTTGACCGCCTGCTCGGCACCGCGTGGAACGATACCCATCGGGGGCTCTACCCCACCGAGGAAGGTTTCGGCCGCACTGATGCCTTCGGCCGTATCGCCAACAGCGTCTATGGCGACGCCATCAGCCCCGACAACTACCGCATTGCCGATGCCCCGGTGAGCTACCCGCACCTCTGGGACATCTGGAAGTTCGACTGGGTGCAGTGGAACGGCTCTGCCATGCAACCCATGGCCCGCAACATAGGCGAAGCGCTAGGCGTGGGTGCCAGCCTGCACCTTTTCCAGGCGGACGGTGGCCAGGTGCCGGAAGCCGACCGCTACGCCTCCAGCGTGCGCGTGCGTGATCTCCATACCCTCGAGGAAACCCTGAAGAAACTCGCCCCGCCCACCTGGCCGGAGGCCATCTTCGGCAAGGTAGACCTGGCCCGTGCGAGCCAGGGCCGCGCCCTCTTCGTCGAGAACTGCGCTTACTGCCATGCCCCCAACGTGGTGCCGCTCGAGCAACGCATGGCGCCCGGCCGCGACCCGGAATGGCACATGCGTATCGTGCCCGTCGACATTGTTGGCACCGACTCCACCACGGCCGACAACATCGCCGATCACCGCTTCGACATCAGCAAGCTGGGCTGGACCCGCGAACAACTGGCCAAGCTCGACGTGAAACTATTCGGCGCAAGTCTGGAGCAGGTGGACTTCAGCAAGGTTTCCAGCGCCAAGGGCCTGGCCTATATCACCTCCTTCGTAGAGGAGCAGGCCTACAAGCAGGCCGGCATCTCCGGCGAAGAGCGCGCGAACATGGACGGCTTCGGCCTGCCCATCGGCGTGCAGGAGAAGCGCGGCTACAAGGCTCGCCCCCTGGATGGCATCTGGGCGACACCACCATTCCTGCACAACGGCTCGGTTCCGACCCTGTTCCAATTGCTCTCTCCCATCACCGAGCGGGCCAGTCAGTTCCATGTCGGCAGCTTCGAGTACGACCCGAAGTTCGTCGGATTCCAGACCACGGCCTTCCCCGGAAGCTTCCTGCTGGATACCTCGATCAAGGGCAACGGCAACCACGGCCACGAGTTCCGTGATGGTTGCCGCAAGGACGGCGTGATCGGCCGCGCCCTGTCCCCGGACGAACGACTGGCGCTGATCGAGTACCTCAAGGTGCTGGGTGACCCGACGCAGGAAAGCCAGCTCACCCCCGTCCAGGCCAAGCCGTGGAATCCCGGCCCGGACTGCCAGGGCTGA
- a CDS encoding catalase family protein, with translation MLKRFWLWLGRLLGKLTLFVLVVGLVGWLAGEAYYGWKFSGPVPSEEVIPADEAAQTRAIIDDAVRIVEQHRDNTRVLRDAHAKAHGCVKAQVSVVPDLDQGLRAGVFAEPGKTWEAWIRLSNGNAFPQFDSARDARGMAIKLLDVPGEKLMKSPTHTNEQDFVMFNHPVFFVRDVAEYRQNFNAQANGEKVGAFFPSWDPRTWEIRHLVIALKTLAPAPDSPVSATYSSISPYKLGEANIKYRVIPAPQSCPPYELPEQNTALPNFLRNALYQQLSLDRVPACFAFQVQKQNAQHYMPIEDTSVEWDESVSPFVTVATIKVPAQDFDSREQNLACDNLSFNPWHGLPEHRPIGGINRLRKAVYEAVSAYRHERNGASDATSR, from the coding sequence ATGCTCAAGCGTTTCTGGCTCTGGCTCGGCCGACTACTCGGCAAGCTCACTCTCTTCGTGCTGGTGGTCGGCCTGGTCGGCTGGCTGGCTGGCGAGGCCTATTACGGCTGGAAATTCTCCGGTCCGGTGCCAAGCGAGGAGGTCATCCCTGCCGATGAGGCGGCACAGACCCGCGCCATCATCGACGACGCCGTCCGCATCGTCGAACAGCACCGCGACAACACCCGCGTACTGCGCGACGCCCACGCCAAGGCCCATGGTTGCGTGAAGGCGCAGGTCAGCGTCGTGCCCGACCTCGATCAAGGCCTGCGCGCCGGCGTCTTCGCCGAACCGGGCAAGACCTGGGAAGCCTGGATTCGCCTGTCCAATGGCAACGCCTTCCCGCAGTTCGACAGCGCGCGGGACGCTCGCGGCATGGCCATCAAACTGCTCGACGTGCCCGGCGAGAAACTGATGAAGAGCCCGACGCACACCAACGAGCAGGACTTCGTGATGTTCAACCATCCGGTGTTCTTCGTTCGTGACGTGGCCGAGTACCGGCAGAACTTCAACGCCCAGGCCAACGGCGAGAAGGTCGGCGCCTTCTTCCCCAGCTGGGACCCGCGCACCTGGGAGATCCGCCACCTGGTCATCGCCCTTAAGACCCTGGCCCCGGCACCGGACAGCCCGGTCAGCGCGACCTACAGCTCCATCTCGCCGTACAAGCTGGGCGAGGCGAACATCAAGTACCGCGTCATTCCCGCCCCGCAAAGCTGCCCGCCGTATGAGCTGCCCGAACAGAACACCGCGCTCCCCAACTTCCTGCGCAACGCCCTGTACCAGCAACTGTCCCTTGACCGTGTGCCGGCCTGCTTCGCATTCCAGGTGCAGAAGCAGAATGCCCAGCACTACATGCCGATCGAAGACACCAGCGTCGAGTGGGACGAGTCCGTCTCTCCCTTCGTGACCGTCGCCACCATCAAGGTTCCGGCCCAGGATTTCGACAGCCGCGAACAGAACCTTGCCTGTGACAACCTTTCCTTCAACCCCTGGCACGGCCTGCCGGAGCATCGCCCCATCGGCGGCATCAACCGCCTGCGCAAGGCGGTGTACGAAGCCGTGAGCGCGTATCGCCATGAGCGCAATGGAGCGTCCGACGCGACCAGCCGTTGA